In Hallerella succinigenes, the following are encoded in one genomic region:
- a CDS encoding FISUMP domain-containing protein has translation MKFMKEYFYKNTFAKKFTVLALAGVLGFALSACDNSSSASNNALPAEVYDLAELDTYECNDEITGKKIYVSEQSLNYECDGKAWQKTNDKTKPSSSSNKTSSSSSKKNTSDINPENLKTADFLNPEISYGEIKDSRDGEVYKTVKIGDQTWIAENLRYRYKGKTASLDSSSFCYEDNPENCKKFGRMYLWSAVMDSAGILNDDGKGCGNGVTCTPSYPVQGICPEGFHVPNGIEYQKLLYYAGAHYQRINTGYYLHDANAFYSEIGSNGKKTTGTDDYGFSAIMSTHSEYYKTIFSVFWTSVQRSSKYSKIFYLSPQYAAIYDNGSLESSHKNYLRCIKTEEDSTYAISTDIQHDLNRAVACKTDEVDTCKYGTLVDSRDGQKYKTVQVGYMIWMAENLNYRYLQPSATEDSTSSCYENDPENCKKDGRLYSYSAAVDSAGIFSDNGKGCGYGIKYCPYPDTGFIRGVCPEGWHLPSGAEVLDLRYMAYKNKDIESKTEFSAGGAFSLGLNIRPVGIKRGHWYEGYGALMWTSSSVEEKYATYIQVHSYLFDHDWEYQEKNNHMSVRCVRHFDSYEPTEPDTKISFPTFDETIPVVDPCRGTGCSDSIVDERDGKVYRTVKIGDQWWMQDNLRLQDTTDTLYNKYDKEYPWSVAMDSAGIYSTDGKGCGNGKFCSTSGKVRGICPKGWHLPTTKDFWTLMAHASDKPLKWKDDINNLYFRHTATQYTTQYYGSKALTSCYWASTEKSEETASQMCVSADDGSLFANFVSTSGGIKKNKDKHTIRCIKD, from the coding sequence ATGAAGTTTATGAAAGAATATTTTTATAAAAACACGTTCGCGAAAAAGTTCACTGTCTTAGCCCTTGCGGGGGTGCTCGGGTTTGCCCTTTCGGCTTGCGATAATTCGTCATCGGCAAGTAACAATGCACTTCCTGCAGAAGTCTATGACTTGGCTGAACTGGATACTTACGAATGTAATGACGAAATAACAGGGAAAAAAATCTATGTCTCTGAACAGTCTCTGAATTACGAATGTGACGGCAAAGCCTGGCAAAAAACAAACGACAAGACCAAACCGAGTTCCTCTTCGAACAAAACATCCAGCAGCTCATCCAAGAAAAATACATCGGATATAAATCCCGAAAATTTAAAAACAGCAGACTTCTTAAATCCGGAAATTTCCTATGGAGAAATCAAGGACAGTCGCGACGGCGAAGTCTATAAGACTGTAAAAATCGGGGACCAGACATGGATTGCCGAAAACTTGAGATACCGATACAAAGGAAAAACAGCCTCTTTGGACTCCTCAAGTTTCTGCTATGAAGACAATCCGGAAAACTGTAAAAAATTCGGACGCATGTATCTTTGGAGTGCTGTCATGGACAGTGCGGGAATTTTGAATGACGACGGAAAGGGATGCGGAAACGGCGTCACATGCACCCCGTCTTATCCTGTACAGGGAATCTGCCCAGAAGGCTTTCACGTGCCGAACGGAATCGAATACCAAAAGCTTTTATATTATGCGGGAGCGCATTATCAACGAATAAATACGGGGTACTATCTTCATGATGCAAATGCCTTTTACTCGGAAATAGGTTCAAACGGGAAAAAAACGACTGGAACCGATGATTACGGATTCTCTGCGATCATGTCAACTCATTCCGAGTATTATAAAACCATCTTTTCCGTCTTTTGGACTTCTGTGCAAAGAAGTTCCAAGTACAGCAAAATATTCTATCTCAGTCCACAATATGCCGCAATCTACGATAATGGCTCTCTGGAATCTTCCCACAAAAATTACCTGCGCTGTATTAAAACAGAAGAAGATTCCACTTATGCCATTTCCACCGATATCCAACATGACCTTAACCGCGCTGTAGCCTGTAAAACAGACGAAGTCGATACTTGTAAATATGGAACTCTCGTCGATTCCAGAGATGGACAAAAGTACAAGACCGTTCAAGTCGGGTATATGATCTGGATGGCGGAAAATTTGAATTACCGCTATTTGCAACCGTCGGCTACAGAAGATTCCACGAGTTCCTGCTACGAAAACGATCCGGAAAATTGTAAAAAGGATGGACGCCTGTATTCGTATAGTGCGGCGGTGGATAGCGCAGGAATTTTCAGTGACAATGGAAAAGGCTGCGGCTACGGAATTAAATATTGTCCCTATCCGGACACGGGATTTATCCGCGGAGTCTGCCCAGAAGGTTGGCATTTGCCGTCTGGTGCTGAAGTGTTGGATCTTAGATATATGGCATACAAAAATAAGGATATCGAATCCAAAACGGAATTCAGTGCCGGCGGAGCTTTTTCACTTGGGTTAAACATCCGTCCTGTGGGAATCAAACGAGGACACTGGTACGAAGGCTATGGCGCCCTTATGTGGACAAGTTCATCTGTCGAAGAAAAATATGCCACCTATATACAAGTACATAGTTATTTATTCGATCATGATTGGGAGTATCAGGAGAAAAATAACCACATGTCCGTAAGATGCGTTCGACATTTCGATTCTTACGAACCGACCGAACCGGATACAAAAATTTCCTTCCCGACTTTTGACGAAACCATTCCCGTCGTAGATCCCTGCCGCGGCACCGGATGCAGTGATTCCATTGTGGATGAGAGAGACGGAAAAGTTTACCGAACTGTTAAAATTGGAGACCAATGGTGGATGCAGGATAACCTACGGCTTCAAGATACGACAGACACGCTTTACAACAAATATGATAAAGAATATCCTTGGAGCGTTGCCATGGATAGTGCAGGAATTTATTCAACAGACGGCAAAGGCTGTGGCAATGGAAAGTTCTGTTCTACATCCGGCAAAGTTCGAGGCATTTGTCCAAAGGGTTGGCATTTACCGACCACAAAAGATTTCTGGACTTTGATGGCCCATGCGAGCGATAAACCCCTAAAATGGAAAGACGATATAAATAATCTCTATTTTAGACACACTGCAACCCAGTATACCACCCAATATTACGGTAGCAAGGCATTGACTTCTTGCTATTGGGCTTCCACAGAAAAATCTGAAGAAACCGCTTCCCAAATGTGCGTTTCCGCAGATGATGGATCCTTGTTTGCAAATTTTGTCAGCACGTCAGGAGGCATCAAAAAGAATAAGGATAAACATACGATACGCTGCATCAAGGATTAG
- a CDS encoding Hsp20/alpha crystallin family protein gives MYTNELLPVFGFSDLFDTLNDDVKACSSCTPRATVSEKGGIYTLEVELPGVKKSDIDVHVEGNSLSIKATRKSASAEMHYERSFKLADEINPESAEAFLENGILTFKFTRKQSAAQHKLTIK, from the coding sequence ATGTATACAAATGAATTGCTTCCGGTTTTTGGATTTAGCGATCTGTTCGACACGTTGAATGACGATGTCAAGGCTTGCTCCTCTTGCACTCCGCGTGCAACCGTTTCGGAAAAAGGCGGTATTTACACGCTCGAAGTCGAATTGCCCGGTGTAAAAAAGAGCGATATCGATGTGCATGTGGAAGGCAATTCCTTGAGCATCAAGGCGACCCGTAAGAGCGCTTCTGCAGAAATGCATTATGAACGCTCTTTCAAGCTCGCTGATGAAATCAATCCGGAATCCGCCGAGGCGTTCCTCGAAAACGGTATTCTCACATTCAAGTTCACGAGAAAGCAGAGCGCCGCTCAGCACAAATTGACAATCAAATAA
- a CDS encoding Hsp20/alpha crystallin family protein, with protein sequence MYNTQMIPTHFFGLNKFFDAFENEGKACGSCMPRAAVAENNGQYTLEVDLPGVKKEDIDLNLENFMLTIKASRKSATADMKFERSFKLSQDLDTEAADVTFENGLLSIKLSKKASAAPHKLVIK encoded by the coding sequence ATGTACAACACTCAAATGATTCCGACTCACTTCTTTGGACTCAACAAGTTCTTTGATGCGTTCGAAAATGAAGGTAAGGCTTGTGGCTCCTGCATGCCGCGTGCCGCTGTCGCCGAAAATAATGGCCAGTATACTCTCGAAGTCGATCTTCCGGGTGTCAAGAAAGAAGACATCGATCTGAACCTCGAAAACTTCATGCTTACCATCAAGGCTTCTCGTAAGTCCGCGACTGCCGATATGAAGTTCGAACGTTCTTTCAAGCTTTCCCAGGATCTCGATACGGAAGCTGCCGATGTGACTTTTGAAAACGGCTTGCTTTCGATTAAGCTTTCCAAGAAGGCTTCGGCGGCTCCGCACAAGCTCGTCATCAAATAA
- a CDS encoding lysophospholipid acyltransferase family protein, protein MTIRAKILQTILYAVLKVSGWKKKVLWENLEHVRPGLLNTQKKAFYQKLLKNITRDAADFITKSRIYSKEDPRFEIDPASLPVLEKMKKGGLMLTAHFGNYEIIGPWLVRIGIPLVASYAHLHPKILDNWVYSHIRSVDKYNYSLFINNPRDIIKTLDANNLFCLIADQDYRKPRFIPGKLFKKLVHCNPIPQFILEHRPQTPVYICWLNSQNDKRILSAQEITATDGGEIFDKYHLWLEKQIEKSPEEWYGWIHRRYLSTQKSTEIQTS, encoded by the coding sequence ATGACGATTCGCGCAAAAATTCTTCAAACCATCCTGTACGCAGTCCTGAAGGTTTCGGGCTGGAAAAAGAAGGTGCTCTGGGAAAACTTGGAGCATGTCCGTCCGGGATTGTTAAATACTCAAAAAAAAGCTTTCTATCAAAAGCTCTTAAAAAACATCACCCGGGACGCTGCGGATTTCATCACCAAGAGCCGTATCTATTCAAAGGAAGATCCTCGTTTTGAAATAGACCCGGCGAGTCTTCCTGTCCTTGAAAAAATGAAAAAGGGTGGGCTGATGTTGACAGCTCACTTCGGAAATTACGAAATCATTGGCCCGTGGCTTGTCCGTATAGGCATTCCGCTTGTAGCAAGTTATGCACATTTGCACCCAAAAATTCTCGATAATTGGGTATATTCACATATAAGGTCTGTGGATAAATATAATTATTCACTTTTTATAAACAATCCTAGAGACATTATCAAAACCCTAGATGCGAATAACTTGTTCTGTCTAATCGCCGATCAAGACTATAGAAAACCTCGTTTTATTCCTGGAAAACTGTTCAAAAAGCTAGTTCACTGCAATCCGATTCCACAATTTATCCTCGAACACCGTCCACAGACACCTGTTTATATCTGTTGGCTGAATTCACAAAACGATAAAAGAATTCTCTCTGCACAAGAAATAACTGCTACAGATGGTGGAGAAATTTTTGATAAATATCATCTATGGTTAGAAAAACAGATAGAAAAATCCCCAGAAGAGTGGTATGGGTGGATACATCGCCGTTATTTATCCACTCAGAAATCCACCGAAATTCAGACAAGCTAA
- a CDS encoding sulfite exporter TauE/SafE family protein, translated as MTDPANIILLCLFCLAGSFIQRVTGFGFGIFVMTIFPFLLPSYGEATALSGLLAGTNSILIVLQKWKFIVWRMFLPLLITFMVASAICIFYLTRIEEHSIRQILGLVLFFASFYFLFFNKKIHLKPTLPTQISMGTLSGVMGGLFAMQGPPAVLYFLASCPNKDVYIACMQAYLFSGNVMMTVVRGYNGFLTPAVGLAYGFGILFVLLGNFIGGKVFNRISDKVLRRCVYIYLSVSGLVVFNI; from the coding sequence ATGACGGATCCTGCGAATATTATTTTGCTTTGCCTGTTTTGCTTAGCTGGAAGTTTTATCCAGCGTGTGACAGGTTTTGGATTCGGAATATTCGTGATGACGATTTTTCCGTTCTTGCTTCCAAGTTATGGTGAAGCGACTGCACTTTCCGGACTGTTGGCAGGAACGAATTCGATTTTAATCGTTTTGCAGAAGTGGAAGTTCATCGTATGGAGGATGTTCCTCCCTTTGTTGATAACTTTTATGGTGGCTTCCGCTATCTGCATTTTTTATTTGACTCGCATTGAAGAACATTCGATTAGGCAGATTCTGGGTTTGGTCTTGTTTTTTGCGAGCTTTTACTTTTTATTTTTCAATAAAAAAATTCATTTGAAACCGACGCTTCCGACTCAGATTTCCATGGGAACTTTGAGCGGTGTAATGGGTGGACTTTTTGCAATGCAGGGTCCGCCGGCGGTTTTGTATTTTCTTGCTTCCTGTCCGAATAAAGATGTTTATATAGCATGTATGCAAGCTTACTTGTTTTCGGGAAATGTTATGATGACTGTAGTTCGCGGATATAACGGGTTTTTAACTCCAGCGGTAGGGCTGGCTTATGGATTTGGAATTTTATTTGTGCTGTTGGGTAATTTTATAGGTGGAAAAGTTTTCAATCGGATTTCGGATAAAGTTTTGCGACGCTGCGTGTATATTTATTTGTCCGTGAGCGGTCTCGTAGTTTTCAACATTTAA